A DNA window from Gigantopelta aegis isolate Gae_Host chromosome 4, Gae_host_genome, whole genome shotgun sequence contains the following coding sequences:
- the LOC121369676 gene encoding uncharacterized protein LOC121369676 → MTSLYRCAGDVVFDKTSPAPGQICSVQLREYSETCNFLQYLSPLSPDRPYFFVQVSNLAEHSRITIGIAGPDISEDASPGSWNNSVGCHSDTGRCFTSHNDVANTDGEGFGIGDVFGVLVTYFGRNMSTVIFLKNNVPVATRFILLFIYDYQVLLEDFLLVKQYLPRPDGNGCHDLDVIGLVLFLRASSYASVYMSASTWDMR, encoded by the exons ATGACATCGTTATACCGATGTGCAGGTGATGTTGTCTTTGACAAAACATCACCTGCACCAGGACAGATCTGCAGTGTTCAGCTCAGAGAATATTCCGAAACTTGTAACTTCCTTCAGTATTTGTCACCACTCTCTCCAGATAGGCCTTATTTCTTTGTACAAGTCTCAAATTTAG CGGAACATAGCAGAATCACGATTGGCATCGCTGGTCCAGATATATCAGAAGATGCATCACCTGGCAGCTGGAATAACTCTGTGGGTTGTCATAGTGACACTGGGAGATGTTTCACATCACATAATGATGTTGCCAACACAGATGGGGAAGGTTTTGGAAtag gTGATGTGTTTGGAGTATTGGTCACATATTTCGGAAGGAATATGTCCACTGTCAtctttttgaaaaacaatgttCCGGTGGCTACcaggtttattttattgttcataTATGATT atcaa GTATTATTGGAAGACTTTCTGTTGGTGAAACAGTATCTGCCCCGGCCAGATGGTAACGGATGCCACGATTTAGATGTAATCGGGCTTGTGCTTTTCCTCCGAGCATCCTCGTATGCCAGTGTCTACATGAGTGCTTCAACTTGGGATATGCGATAG